The Mesorhizobium huakuii genome has a segment encoding these proteins:
- a CDS encoding Fic family protein yields the protein MKGAGYDVRETDPFSEQQNVPVTIKGVAPIVGRIHAIWDNARQAVIDSFPAAPGLPADPRPYLKFVEDIYKRDAYHSLSIEGYSVTPDLIDRVRQGGWNPEIDEQDRKNRDALAARGYWQAFQKVRDSVTEIIRGAPPGAFVREAHRDWYRELFQPSVAAGILRAGALAGYRSHPVYLRGSRHVPPRSDAVPKGMAALFDLLEKETEPSVRAVLGHWLVGYIHPYPDGNGRMARFLMNAMLASGGYPWTVVRVEDRDRYLAGLESASVDMDVRPFAAFLAERVQWSMEKAS from the coding sequence ATGAAGGGGGCAGGGTATGATGTTCGCGAGACGGACCCATTCAGCGAGCAGCAGAACGTACCTGTAACTATCAAAGGTGTAGCGCCGATCGTCGGCAGAATTCACGCGATCTGGGATAACGCACGGCAGGCGGTCATTGATAGTTTTCCTGCTGCTCCCGGCCTTCCTGCCGACCCCCGCCCTTATTTGAAATTCGTCGAGGACATCTACAAGCGTGACGCTTACCATTCGCTTTCGATTGAAGGATACAGCGTTACGCCGGACCTCATCGACCGGGTACGCCAAGGGGGGTGGAACCCGGAAATAGATGAACAAGACCGCAAGAACCGCGATGCCCTAGCGGCGCGCGGATACTGGCAGGCGTTTCAGAAAGTGCGAGACTCCGTCACTGAAATTATTCGCGGGGCGCCGCCCGGCGCCTTCGTGCGTGAAGCGCATCGAGACTGGTATCGGGAATTATTCCAGCCTTCCGTTGCCGCGGGTATCCTGCGTGCCGGGGCACTCGCCGGTTACCGCAGTCATCCTGTCTACCTGCGCGGATCGCGCCACGTGCCGCCCCGCTCTGATGCGGTGCCGAAAGGAATGGCGGCCCTCTTTGACCTGCTGGAGAAGGAGACTGAACCTTCGGTCCGCGCTGTGCTTGGCCATTGGCTTGTTGGGTACATCCACCCCTATCCCGATGGTAACGGCCGCATGGCGCGTTTTCTCATGAACGCGATGCTGGCTTCAGGTGGCTACCCGTGGACAGTTGTGAGGGTGGAAGACCGTGACCGGTACCTGGCGGGGTTGGAAAGCGCGAGTGTGGATATGGACGTACGCCCGTTTGCGGCTTTCCTCGCAGAGCGCGTTCAGTGGTCCATGGAGAAAGCATCATGA
- a CDS encoding IS5 family transposase, producing MPYKHNADRRHHVGKMTFRVTNWRDYEAGLRRRGSLTLWVTPEALAGWRAPRRKTRGGQARYSDLAIETALTLGCVFAMRLRQTEGLLHSLLDLMGLKVPVPDHTTLSRRAQKWEPSARRNPPLPDGPLHVLVDSTGLKVYGAGQWLEQKHGARSRRNWRKLHLAVDAKSGAIIAQRLTDQDTDDPSQVAPLLDQIDGEIDQFTADGAYDGKPTYRSILQHSATANIVIPPRSTAVESRDAGPPGQRDKHIAAIASDGRLKWQAATGYGKRALSETAIGRYKGLIGRRLRARSLPAQQTEVAIGCIVLNRMLAWARPESIRRQVTQA from the coding sequence ATGCCGTACAAACACAACGCAGATCGTCGTCATCACGTCGGAAAGATGACATTCAGGGTGACGAATTGGCGTGACTACGAAGCAGGTCTGCGCCGGCGTGGTAGCCTGACCTTATGGGTAACGCCGGAGGCACTGGCGGGATGGCGCGCTCCGCGACGCAAGACCCGCGGCGGCCAAGCCCGGTATTCCGATCTCGCCATTGAGACAGCGCTGACGCTGGGTTGCGTCTTCGCAATGCGGCTGCGCCAGACCGAGGGATTGCTTCACTCGCTGCTGGATCTCATGGGGCTGAAAGTCCCAGTTCCAGATCATACGACGCTGAGCCGTCGGGCACAGAAGTGGGAGCCATCAGCCCGACGAAACCCGCCGCTGCCGGACGGCCCGCTGCATGTGCTTGTCGATAGCACGGGATTGAAAGTCTACGGCGCCGGGCAATGGCTGGAGCAGAAACATGGCGCCAGATCACGTCGCAACTGGCGCAAGCTGCATCTGGCAGTGGATGCCAAAAGTGGCGCGATCATTGCCCAAAGGCTGACAGATCAGGACACGGATGATCCTTCCCAGGTGGCACCGCTTCTCGATCAGATCGACGGCGAGATCGACCAGTTCACAGCCGACGGAGCCTATGACGGCAAGCCAACCTATCGGTCTATCCTGCAGCACAGCGCAACCGCGAACATCGTCATTCCACCGCGTTCCACGGCGGTGGAAAGCCGTGATGCCGGACCGCCTGGTCAAAGGGACAAGCACATTGCCGCAATCGCAAGCGACGGTCGGCTGAAATGGCAGGCAGCCACCGGCTACGGCAAGCGGGCGCTGAGCGAAACAGCCATCGGACGATACAAGGGGCTGATCGGACGGCGCCTGCGAGCACGCTCTCTTCCGGCTCAACAGACCGAGGTTGCCATCGGTTGCATCGTTCTCAACCGCATGCTGGCATGGGCACGCCCGGAGTCTATCCGGCGTCAAGTCACGCAGGCATAA
- the nusG gene encoding transcription termination/antitermination protein NusG, translated as MAVSEVPMTAAGVNGEHEKARADLGVRWHVAGVLQGKESIAEQHLRLQGFASFVPRGERTVRHARRLSKRISAYFPGYMFVAFDVTQQRWRSVNGTIGIRSLITQGDRPLPVPFGLVERFIALTGKDGLLDFSGGLLPGSSVRIVSGPFAELIGRLDRLDPTGRARVLISFMNGEIPVDLESRGLVGIA; from the coding sequence ATGGCCGTGTCTGAAGTGCCGATGACGGCAGCCGGCGTCAACGGCGAGCATGAGAAGGCACGCGCCGACCTTGGAGTCCGTTGGCATGTGGCTGGCGTACTTCAGGGTAAGGAGTCCATAGCTGAACAACATCTTCGCCTGCAGGGTTTTGCTTCTTTCGTGCCACGTGGGGAGAGAACAGTTCGTCACGCCCGGCGGCTCTCAAAACGAATATCAGCGTATTTTCCCGGGTACATGTTTGTAGCCTTCGACGTCACTCAGCAACGCTGGCGCTCTGTCAACGGGACTATCGGTATCCGCTCTTTGATCACGCAAGGGGATAGGCCGCTTCCGGTCCCTTTTGGCTTAGTCGAGCGGTTCATTGCATTGACCGGCAAAGACGGCCTGCTTGATTTCAGCGGTGGCCTTTTGCCGGGATCTTCGGTTCGAATTGTATCAGGTCCTTTTGCGGAGTTGATAGGTCGCCTTGATAGGCTTGATCCTACAGGGCGCGCCCGGGTCCTGATCTCTTTCATGAATGGCGAAATCCCTGTCGATCTGGAGTCCAGGGGTCTTGTCGGAATTGCGTGA
- a CDS encoding nucleotide sugar dehydrogenase, with the protein MNLDDKKIAIIGLGYVGLPLAVAFGVRRPVIGFDISEARIAALRRGEDSTLETDGAEISAATGLVFTTDRTKLKACGIFIVTVPTPIDKANRPDLAPLVAASKTVGEAISPGAVVVFESTVYPGCTEEVCAPWIEKTSGLRFNKDFFLGYSPERVNPGDREHRLQTIVKVTSGSTPEAANAIDALYASIVSAGTHLVGSIAVAEAAKVIENTQRDLNIALMNELSLIFGRLGIDTSEVLAAAGTKWNFLRFTPGLVGGHCIGVDPYYLTHKAQELGYHPEVILAGRRINDGMGQHAADQAARLMMRKGISVVGSRILVMGAAFKENCPDLRNSKVADIVSRLQEYNAVIDIWDPWVSPAECAYEVGLPSTRSKPEGRYDGIVVAVGHREFQTNGIVGLKELRKNPGVIYDIKGIFPKEHTDGRF; encoded by the coding sequence GTGAATCTGGATGATAAGAAGATAGCGATTATCGGGCTCGGCTACGTCGGGCTTCCACTCGCCGTCGCCTTTGGCGTGAGGCGGCCCGTTATAGGCTTCGACATAAGCGAGGCGCGCATTGCCGCCCTAAGGCGCGGCGAGGATTCCACGCTCGAGACCGACGGAGCCGAGATATCTGCTGCTACAGGCCTGGTTTTCACGACCGACAGGACGAAACTCAAAGCCTGCGGGATCTTCATCGTCACCGTGCCGACCCCCATAGACAAGGCCAATCGCCCCGATCTGGCACCGCTTGTTGCCGCATCAAAGACAGTGGGCGAAGCGATCTCTCCGGGCGCTGTCGTTGTCTTTGAGTCGACAGTCTATCCCGGCTGTACCGAGGAAGTCTGCGCGCCGTGGATAGAGAAAACCTCAGGCCTGCGTTTCAACAAGGATTTCTTTTTGGGATACAGCCCCGAACGCGTCAATCCAGGCGATCGCGAACACCGCCTGCAAACGATCGTGAAGGTGACCAGCGGCTCGACCCCGGAAGCAGCCAACGCCATAGATGCGCTCTATGCTTCCATAGTGTCTGCGGGGACACATCTGGTCGGCAGTATCGCCGTGGCGGAAGCCGCCAAGGTCATCGAGAACACGCAGCGCGATCTCAACATCGCGCTAATGAATGAGCTTTCGCTGATCTTCGGCAGGCTGGGAATCGACACATCCGAGGTGCTGGCCGCCGCCGGTACCAAATGGAATTTCCTGCGTTTCACGCCCGGCCTGGTTGGCGGCCATTGCATAGGCGTCGACCCCTACTATCTCACGCACAAGGCGCAGGAGCTTGGCTACCACCCCGAGGTGATCCTGGCCGGCCGCCGTATCAATGACGGCATGGGGCAGCATGCTGCGGACCAAGCGGCGCGCCTGATGATGCGCAAGGGCATATCGGTCGTCGGCAGCAGGATCTTGGTTATGGGCGCGGCCTTCAAGGAAAACTGCCCGGATCTGCGCAATTCCAAAGTCGCCGACATCGTCAGTCGGCTTCAAGAATACAATGCCGTAATAGATATCTGGGACCCTTGGGTTTCGCCAGCAGAATGCGCCTATGAAGTCGGCCTTCCCAGCACGAGGAGCAAGCCCGAAGGCCGCTATGACGGAATCGTCGTGGCGGTCGGGCACAGAGAGTTCCAGACGAATGGCATTGTCGGCCTGAAGGAGCTGCGCAAGAATCCCGGAGTTATCTACGATATAAAAGGCATCTTCCCTAAGGAACATACGGATGGGCGTTTCTGA
- a CDS encoding NAD-dependent epimerase yields MKVLVTGAAGFIGYHVARRLLERGDEVVGIDSVNAYYDPGIKEGRLKLLQEFNKTNNSGFHFIRANLADRAAVKSCFAEHNFDRVIHLAAQAGVRFSLENPHAYVESNIIAFTNIIEACRHASVAHLTYASTSSVYGANTNMPFSEHRPADHPLQFYAATKRANELMAHSYSHLFRLPTTGLRFFTVYGPWGRPDMALFLFTRNILAGLPIKLFNNGNHTRDFTFVEDIAEGVVRASDQPATPNDAWDSSNPDSSTSNAPWRVFNIGNNNPVKLTDYVMALEAALGRRAIVELLPLQAGDVPDTFADTSALEQAVGYRPGTSVPEGVGRFVDWYQAYFGGSAFR; encoded by the coding sequence ATGAAGGTTCTGGTCACCGGCGCGGCCGGCTTCATCGGCTATCATGTCGCTAGGCGATTGCTGGAGCGCGGCGACGAGGTCGTTGGCATTGATAGCGTCAACGCCTATTACGACCCAGGCATCAAGGAAGGGCGCCTGAAACTCCTTCAGGAATTCAACAAGACGAACAATTCCGGCTTCCATTTCATCCGCGCCAACCTGGCCGATCGCGCCGCCGTCAAATCCTGCTTTGCCGAGCACAACTTCGACCGCGTCATCCATCTTGCCGCGCAGGCAGGCGTGCGCTTTAGTTTAGAGAATCCGCATGCCTATGTTGAGAGCAACATCATTGCTTTCACCAACATCATCGAGGCGTGCCGCCATGCTAGCGTAGCGCATTTGACCTATGCCAGCACGTCCAGCGTTTATGGTGCCAACACAAACATGCCGTTTTCCGAGCACAGGCCAGCTGATCACCCCTTGCAGTTCTACGCGGCCACCAAGCGTGCCAACGAGCTGATGGCGCACAGCTACAGCCATCTGTTCCGGTTGCCGACCACAGGCCTGCGCTTTTTCACGGTCTATGGTCCTTGGGGTCGACCCGATATGGCGCTGTTCCTGTTCACCAGGAACATCCTTGCTGGACTCCCGATTAAGCTGTTCAACAATGGCAACCACACGCGTGACTTCACCTTTGTCGAGGATATCGCTGAAGGCGTGGTGCGCGCGAGCGACCAGCCAGCCACACCCAATGATGCGTGGGACTCCTCCAATCCGGACTCGTCCACCAGCAATGCACCTTGGCGCGTTTTCAACATCGGCAATAACAATCCGGTTAAGCTGACCGACTATGTCATGGCGCTGGAAGCTGCGCTGGGCAGAAGGGCGATTGTCGAACTGTTGCCACTGCAGGCTGGCGACGTGCCCGATACCTTCGCCGACACCTCGGCGCTGGAGCAGGCCGTCGGCTACCGCCCGGGCACGTCCGTGCCCGAGGGCGTCGGCCGGTTTGTGGACTGGTATCAGGCGTATTTCGGCGGCAGCGCATTCCGATGA
- a CDS encoding ABC transporter permease gives MESTVGGTSSRRVPYLRIILRILARNPNIKMGERREIYDKAQEQLKISMGNMRAPLDSELQDIELRILRQTIRLLEQDIRAGVDVWRAGYQPAELDALIQKNEQAKINIQARRDLMVIRAERETLRAKKDGDYAALIQTHDETLEYMDAITNFNTSLAGNANDAHKHTLRSIKIIWALFIHNFHAINGDGPFAFIWLLIQPMIMLGIISSVYLLVGTHYILNMDVPTFALLGSGTWVACRMTIFRVSGQIAHNRVMLNLPMVSPFHQGITTAILYLIVYMVSIALLFGIGRYLGVISLPDDILTAFFYFVGMWLCGVSIGFIFGVIIGVWPFFARLTGAAERSLQIVSSVFYVTEQFPEVYRNYVLWNPLSHGMQLLRGAYFHSYPCTDAKPSYFWLAVISLACSALILEGWFRRHVQPV, from the coding sequence ATGGAATCTACGGTCGGCGGCACATCATCAAGAAGAGTCCCATATTTGAGGATAATCCTTCGAATTCTGGCACGTAACCCGAATATAAAGATGGGCGAGCGGCGCGAAATCTATGATAAAGCTCAAGAGCAACTTAAGATCTCCATGGGAAATATGCGCGCTCCGCTCGACAGTGAGCTGCAGGATATCGAACTTAGGATACTAAGACAGACGATCCGTCTCTTGGAGCAAGACATTCGAGCCGGCGTAGATGTTTGGCGCGCGGGATACCAACCCGCGGAATTGGACGCGCTCATTCAAAAGAACGAACAGGCTAAAATTAACATCCAGGCACGTCGCGATTTAATGGTGATACGTGCAGAGCGAGAGACACTTAGAGCAAAGAAGGACGGCGACTACGCCGCGCTAATACAAACCCACGACGAAACATTAGAATACATGGACGCCATTACGAACTTCAATACCAGCCTAGCTGGTAACGCAAACGACGCTCACAAACATACCTTGAGGTCGATAAAAATAATATGGGCGCTATTTATCCATAATTTCCACGCTATAAACGGAGACGGCCCATTTGCTTTTATATGGCTATTGATTCAACCGATGATTATGTTGGGAATTATTAGCTCGGTCTATTTATTGGTCGGAACTCACTACATTCTCAACATGGACGTTCCTACATTTGCCCTGCTTGGATCAGGAACGTGGGTAGCCTGCCGCATGACGATTTTTCGCGTGAGTGGGCAAATAGCTCACAACCGCGTAATGTTAAACCTGCCAATGGTTTCCCCTTTCCACCAGGGCATAACCACAGCAATACTGTACTTGATCGTTTACATGGTTTCTATTGCGCTTCTCTTCGGTATCGGCCGCTATCTTGGTGTGATATCATTGCCGGACGATATTCTTACCGCGTTTTTTTACTTCGTTGGTATGTGGCTGTGTGGCGTAAGTATAGGTTTCATTTTTGGTGTTATTATCGGGGTGTGGCCGTTTTTTGCGCGATTGACCGGCGCCGCCGAGCGTTCGTTGCAGATTGTTTCTTCGGTGTTTTACGTTACGGAGCAATTCCCAGAAGTATATAGAAACTATGTTCTTTGGAACCCCTTGAGTCATGGGATGCAACTTTTACGTGGCGCGTATTTCCATTCATATCCATGCACTGACGCAAAGCCTTCATATTTTTGGCTTGCGGTTATTTCCTTGGCTTGCTCTGCCCTTATTTTGGAGGGATGGTTCCGGCGACACGTGCAGCCGGTCTAA
- a CDS encoding ATPase codes for MLELPTPNASSFGANVDEMAAGFRGAWQHGYNKTGSRNKSLESNCIASDVLSLMISFQRTSDEPEIAGIRRQIASSVDLDIPTGRYALLTSDPLAKKPAVDLLAGLRPPQVGRISFIGLTSWPIGRPAFLRGNVTGRHVIALICRLYGLDMHVSNAMLETMVTDPRHINGKVEHWPAEFRYEYGLAAALLPPFDIYIVEAVFPFLKDRFSYLWKTLFEKRSAGKMLIAGSNRVADLSKYCDRAIVVNRGRVTIANDLKKALDRYPPRVASYDAQKEFEDDLADDPL; via the coding sequence TTGCTGGAGCTCCCAACTCCTAATGCCAGCAGTTTTGGCGCAAACGTGGATGAGATGGCCGCCGGCTTCCGCGGCGCGTGGCAGCACGGATATAACAAGACTGGTAGCAGAAATAAATCGCTGGAAAGCAACTGCATCGCCAGCGATGTGCTAAGTTTGATGATTTCCTTTCAACGAACATCAGACGAGCCTGAGATCGCTGGCATTCGTCGACAAATCGCTTCGTCTGTAGACCTCGATATCCCAACGGGACGATATGCACTGCTTACAAGTGATCCGCTTGCGAAAAAGCCCGCGGTTGATCTTCTGGCCGGGCTCAGGCCTCCGCAGGTGGGGAGGATAAGTTTCATTGGCTTGACGTCGTGGCCGATTGGCCGGCCGGCTTTTTTGCGTGGCAATGTGACTGGCCGACACGTGATTGCCTTGATATGCAGGCTTTACGGCTTGGATATGCATGTATCAAATGCGATGCTAGAGACGATGGTTACGGACCCTAGGCATATAAATGGGAAAGTAGAACATTGGCCGGCGGAATTTCGGTATGAATACGGCCTTGCCGCCGCGCTTCTGCCGCCTTTCGATATTTATATCGTTGAAGCGGTATTCCCGTTCCTTAAAGACCGCTTCAGCTACCTGTGGAAGACACTCTTCGAAAAGCGATCGGCTGGCAAGATGCTCATAGCAGGGAGCAATCGGGTTGCCGATCTCAGCAAATACTGCGACAGGGCTATTGTCGTTAATAGGGGACGAGTGACAATTGCGAATGATCTCAAAAAGGCCCTTGATCGGTATCCGCCTCGTGTTGCCTCTTACGATGCTCAGAAAGAGTTCGAAGACGACCTTGCCGACGACCCTCTCTGA
- a CDS encoding polysaccharide biosynthesis/export family protein translates to MKKTSHLLLLLPALLMGCVNLPASGPTASAVVNAQGKGADSALYEVVDITDATLAVLRNRPSGDLASQFSRHPPAPSQALTIGDQIVVTIFEAASGGLFSGSSTPGAPMGSSHSISLPQQTVDRDGSISVPYAGRITAAGRTPGSLAKAIEARLANKAVEPQVIVSTQGSAATATVSGDATGSARVALSLKGDRLLEVIAQSGGIRTMPQETKVRLTRGALSEVTLLDTILKDPSQNVFVYPGDNIYVYRDPPIFVALGAVTAQKDYPIDKEPMSLLQAIAKAGGLHDAQADSSAIFLFRREEASLVRALKPNSTHLMGSDPVPVIYRLRLNKADNYFYAQQLAIRDRDIIYVANSPVVQFNKFVTMVRGITSTAGSLRGVAFAN, encoded by the coding sequence ATGAAAAAAACAAGTCACTTATTATTACTTTTGCCCGCGCTGTTGATGGGCTGCGTTAACTTGCCGGCCTCGGGGCCCACGGCCAGTGCAGTGGTTAATGCGCAGGGTAAAGGTGCCGATTCCGCACTCTATGAGGTAGTCGATATCACTGATGCTACCCTGGCTGTGCTACGTAACCGCCCATCCGGTGATCTTGCCAGTCAATTCTCACGCCATCCGCCAGCGCCTTCGCAGGCACTCACGATCGGAGACCAGATTGTCGTGACGATTTTCGAAGCGGCTTCCGGCGGACTTTTCTCCGGATCATCGACGCCAGGTGCGCCCATGGGAAGCTCGCACAGCATTTCACTTCCACAGCAAACCGTCGACCGTGATGGATCAATCAGCGTGCCCTACGCAGGCCGTATCACTGCAGCCGGCCGCACGCCAGGCTCCCTGGCAAAGGCGATAGAGGCGCGATTGGCAAATAAAGCCGTTGAGCCACAGGTCATCGTTTCGACGCAGGGCAGCGCGGCTACCGCGACGGTTTCAGGCGACGCGACCGGCTCGGCGCGCGTGGCGCTTTCTTTGAAAGGTGATCGTCTACTGGAGGTTATTGCTCAATCTGGAGGCATAAGGACAATGCCGCAGGAGACCAAGGTTCGCCTAACACGCGGCGCCCTGAGCGAGGTGACTCTTCTCGACACGATCCTAAAAGATCCCAGTCAAAATGTCTTCGTATATCCGGGGGACAATATCTATGTGTATCGCGACCCTCCGATTTTTGTGGCGCTTGGTGCCGTTACCGCCCAAAAAGACTACCCCATAGACAAAGAACCCATGTCTCTCCTTCAAGCCATCGCCAAAGCGGGCGGGCTTCACGATGCGCAAGCCGACAGTAGTGCGATATTTCTTTTTCGGCGCGAAGAGGCAAGCTTAGTACGCGCATTGAAGCCCAATTCAACTCATCTTATGGGGTCTGACCCAGTTCCAGTTATCTATCGTCTGCGACTCAATAAGGCGGATAACTACTTCTATGCACAGCAGCTCGCCATTCGTGATAGGGACATCATATACGTCGCCAACTCGCCGGTGGTTCAGTTCAACAAATTTGTAACGATGGTCAGAGGGATTACCTCAACAGCAGGCTCGTTGCGAGGTGTCGCTTTCGCCAATTGA
- a CDS encoding AMP-binding protein encodes MMVDVVDRFLSVASRHPGRLAIDVGARQYSYAWLEERVRIYAQIYSSFEQPRIAIALPQEADAYACILASGLAGGFHTPLNTVAPIQKLRRILHRLQPDLLVAKPQLAAEIVTAVPNLKVLDPDMINTDRCFLGNGTRHELAYVMFTSGSTGEPKGVMVSRKALANYVSWLESLHITPDDRLSQQPNLAFDISMTDIFGALCHGASLHPLLDEGDRMSPAEFIARQAITIWNSTPSAVSLMMRARQVTRKDLGSVRLFNFCGEPLVRQQLDAIFSALPDTLAQNTYGPTEATISVTEQVLTSDNYGSYCHTSAALGQTIPGMKISLIGGRSPTEGQIVISGPQLAEGYWNDPEKTEQQFRVLDELSGERGYLTGDWAEIRDDRLFFKERIDFQVKVKGYRIELDEIVSAIRQCGWPVAVVFKRGDGLAAVVESNGLGPLNERELKAALSEIVEAHAIPTWILEIQRAPRSENDKLDRTAAAVWFEDNLIMKKERT; translated from the coding sequence ATGATGGTGGATGTAGTTGACAGGTTTCTCTCGGTAGCTTCTCGCCATCCTGGGCGCTTGGCCATAGACGTTGGCGCGCGTCAATATTCTTATGCTTGGCTTGAGGAGCGAGTCCGAATCTACGCACAGATTTATTCGTCATTCGAGCAGCCGCGAATTGCGATCGCGCTCCCTCAAGAGGCCGATGCTTATGCGTGCATCCTGGCGTCCGGATTAGCCGGGGGCTTCCATACGCCCCTGAACACGGTTGCGCCGATACAAAAGCTTCGGCGAATCCTGCATCGGTTGCAACCTGATCTTCTCGTGGCCAAGCCACAGTTGGCGGCTGAAATTGTCACTGCAGTTCCTAACTTGAAGGTCTTGGATCCAGATATGATCAATACAGATCGCTGTTTCTTGGGTAATGGAACGCGCCACGAACTAGCCTATGTCATGTTCACGTCAGGATCGACTGGCGAGCCAAAGGGCGTAATGGTTTCACGCAAAGCATTGGCAAACTACGTGTCCTGGCTGGAGAGCCTTCATATCACCCCGGATGATCGTCTCTCGCAACAGCCAAATCTAGCATTCGATATCAGCATGACAGATATATTTGGGGCACTATGCCATGGCGCTTCGCTTCACCCCTTGCTGGATGAGGGCGACAGAATGTCGCCCGCCGAATTTATCGCGAGGCAAGCTATTACGATCTGGAATTCCACGCCTAGCGCCGTTAGCTTGATGATGCGGGCGCGGCAAGTAACAAGGAAAGACCTAGGGAGTGTTCGGCTGTTTAATTTCTGCGGGGAACCGCTCGTCAGACAGCAACTGGACGCCATTTTTTCCGCATTGCCAGACACGCTCGCCCAAAATACCTATGGCCCCACCGAAGCTACGATCTCTGTAACTGAGCAAGTTCTGACCTCCGACAACTACGGATCTTACTGCCATACGTCTGCCGCCCTGGGTCAGACCATACCAGGCATGAAGATCTCGCTTATTGGCGGGCGTTCTCCCACCGAGGGTCAGATTGTGATTAGCGGTCCCCAACTTGCCGAGGGCTATTGGAACGATCCGGAAAAGACCGAGCAGCAGTTCCGCGTATTGGATGAGTTGTCGGGGGAGCGTGGGTATCTGACCGGTGACTGGGCGGAAATCCGTGACGATCGCTTGTTCTTCAAGGAGCGGATTGATTTTCAGGTTAAGGTAAAGGGATACCGGATCGAGCTCGATGAGATCGTCTCCGCCATTCGGCAGTGCGGGTGGCCTGTGGCTGTCGTCTTTAAACGAGGCGATGGACTCGCGGCTGTCGTGGAATCTAACGGGCTGGGACCGCTCAATGAGCGCGAGTTGAAAGCAGCGTTGTCAGAAATCGTCGAAGCCCATGCCATACCGACATGGATCCTTGAGATTCAGAGAGCACCGCGCAGCGAGAATGACAAACTGGATCGCACAGCAGCAGCAGTCTGGTTCGAGGACAATCTTATTATGAAGAAGGAGCGGACATGA
- a CDS encoding acyl carrier protein, whose translation MIEDSKLFQKVVEIINGEFPENDTEIARETVAEDVIGWDSMAHVSLIAMIEEAFSVRFIGAEIVTFDNVGGLFDILKEKISRK comes from the coding sequence ATGATAGAGGACAGCAAATTGTTTCAGAAAGTCGTCGAAATCATAAACGGCGAGTTTCCTGAGAATGACACCGAAATTGCACGGGAGACCGTTGCGGAAGATGTCATTGGTTGGGACAGCATGGCGCATGTTAGTCTCATCGCAATGATTGAAGAGGCATTCAGCGTTCGTTTCATCGGTGCGGAGATCGTCACTTTCGATAATGTCGGCGGCCTTTTCGATATTCTTAAAGAGAAGATATCGAGGAAGTAA
- a CDS encoding GNAT family N-acetyltransferase: protein MDQNIRRLVKGEIENDFSEEGKAFLGDLVYQALPELYDKVPIDRPKLNLILADQIDSPSTELSETWTLWEEGAILGLLSVVDAGELDASQRMGMLDIVRHLDRDARMNFKRALEGHGSNVETLASGEGKYLPRMAVAEAARGKGVARRLMHHVLDRYPNTPIYLHAANTNAIVIKLHKSLGFQCQSESDFPIRVLGRNPQ, encoded by the coding sequence TTGGACCAGAATATCAGGCGATTGGTGAAGGGAGAGATTGAGAACGACTTTTCAGAAGAGGGAAAGGCGTTTTTGGGTGACCTCGTATATCAAGCGTTGCCGGAGTTGTATGACAAGGTTCCGATCGACCGTCCGAAGCTCAACCTCATTTTAGCCGATCAAATTGATTCACCGTCGACCGAGCTCTCAGAAACTTGGACCCTGTGGGAAGAGGGTGCAATTTTGGGGCTTCTATCAGTTGTCGACGCAGGCGAACTGGATGCATCCCAGCGGATGGGAATGTTGGACATCGTGCGGCACCTGGATCGGGACGCTAGGATGAATTTCAAGAGAGCCCTCGAAGGCCATGGCTCGAATGTTGAAACCCTTGCATCAGGGGAGGGAAAATATCTCCCGCGTATGGCCGTGGCCGAGGCGGCTCGGGGAAAAGGAGTTGCGCGGCGGTTGATGCATCATGTGCTTGATCGCTATCCTAATACTCCAATATACCTACACGCTGCGAACACAAACGCGATCGTCATAAAACTGCACAAATCGCTAGGATTTCAGTGTCAATCTGAATCTGACTTTCCGATTCGCGTTCTGGGCCGTAATCCACAATAG